From a single Paraburkholderia sp. D15 genomic region:
- a CDS encoding DNA-binding protein, translating into MANLWVHSVDDTLFDTLVREAEANGRSVEEEHRFILEEALQTVYNRQFIRALMSMPNVGEDADFERVNDRREAPVVFD; encoded by the coding sequence ATGGCAAATTTATGGGTTCATAGTGTCGACGACACCTTGTTCGACACGCTTGTTCGGGAAGCCGAAGCGAATGGACGGTCGGTGGAGGAAGAGCACCGGTTCATTCTCGAGGAAGCATTGCAGACGGTCTACAACCGCCAGTTCATCCGGGCATTGATGAGCATGCCCAACGTCGGCGAAGACGCCGACTTCGAGCGGGTCAACGACAGACGCGAGGCTCCCGTTGTATTTGATTGA
- a CDS encoding type II toxin-antitoxin system VapC family toxin has protein sequence MYLIDTNVISEIRRWERANAGVRRFFRQAEQEGRKLYLSVVTVGELRRGVEQVRYRGDLMQAAVLERWMNTVLKRFAKSILSIDEIAAHVWGKLRVPHSEPAVDKLIAATALSCDLVVVTRNVADFAGPGIRVVNPFD, from the coding sequence TTGTATTTGATTGATACCAACGTCATCAGCGAGATCAGGCGTTGGGAGCGGGCGAATGCCGGCGTGCGGCGATTTTTCCGGCAAGCCGAGCAGGAGGGGCGAAAGCTCTATCTTTCGGTCGTTACAGTCGGCGAACTGAGGCGCGGCGTCGAGCAGGTGCGCTATCGCGGGGATCTGATGCAGGCGGCCGTACTTGAGCGTTGGATGAACACGGTGCTAAAGCGATTTGCCAAAAGCATTCTGTCGATCGACGAGATTGCGGCTCACGTCTGGGGCAAGTTGCGGGTGCCGCATTCTGAGCCGGCCGTCGACAAGTTGATTGCCGCGACCGCATTGTCGTGCGATCTGGTAGTGGTAACGCGTAACGTGGCGGACTTCGCGGGACCGGGGATACGCGTGGTCAATCCGTTCGATTGA
- the corA gene encoding magnesium/cobalt transporter CorA has translation MLINCAAYQDGRKLADIDIESISDYVARPECFVWVALKDPEPEELAVMKEEFGLHELAIEDAQNGHQRPKIEEYGESMFAVIHTVEMDEAAELLIGEVDVFVGRNYVLSVRRGTRAGFQNVRERCEREPKLLKEGSAFVLYALLDDIVDRYFPIIEAMNSEIEALEDRIFERNDSAASRAIIQELYSLKRRLVILQHHIAPLQEAVGKLTGGRIPSICEGMQAYFRDVYDHLERIVRIIDGRREMVVTAVQVNLGMISLAESEVTKRLGSFAALFAVPTMIAGIYGMNFQSIPELHYKYGYPVCIGVMFLVDCVLFWRFRKANWL, from the coding sequence ATGTTGATCAATTGCGCCGCCTATCAGGACGGCAGAAAGCTCGCCGATATCGACATCGAGAGCATCAGCGACTATGTCGCGCGCCCCGAGTGCTTCGTCTGGGTCGCGCTGAAAGACCCGGAGCCGGAAGAGCTGGCCGTGATGAAGGAGGAGTTCGGGCTGCACGAGCTGGCGATCGAGGACGCGCAGAACGGTCACCAGCGTCCCAAGATCGAGGAGTACGGCGAGTCGATGTTCGCCGTCATCCATACGGTCGAAATGGACGAGGCGGCCGAGCTGCTGATCGGCGAGGTGGACGTGTTCGTCGGCCGCAACTATGTGCTCTCGGTGCGGCGCGGCACGCGCGCCGGCTTCCAGAACGTGCGCGAGCGCTGCGAACGGGAACCGAAGCTGCTGAAGGAAGGTTCCGCGTTCGTGCTGTACGCGCTGCTGGACGACATCGTCGATCGCTACTTTCCGATCATCGAGGCGATGAACAGCGAGATCGAGGCGCTGGAGGACCGGATCTTCGAGCGCAACGATTCGGCCGCGTCGCGCGCGATCATCCAGGAACTGTATTCGCTCAAGCGGCGTCTCGTGATCCTTCAGCACCATATTGCGCCGCTGCAGGAGGCGGTCGGCAAGCTGACCGGCGGCCGCATTCCGAGCATCTGCGAAGGCATGCAGGCGTATTTCCGCGACGTGTACGACCATCTCGAACGGATCGTGCGCATCATCGACGGCCGGCGCGAAATGGTGGTGACCGCCGTGCAGGTGAACCTCGGCATGATCTCGCTCGCCGAGAGCGAGGTGACCAAGCGGCTCGGCTCGTTCGCCGCGCTGTTCGCGGTGCCGACCATGATCGCCGGTATCTACGGGATGAATTTCCAGAGCATCCCCGAGCTGCATTACAAGTACGGCTATCCGGTGTGTATCGGCGTGATGTTTCTCGTCGACTGCGTATTGTTCTGGCGTTTCCGCAAGGCCAACTGGCTGTAG